The window GTGAGAGGCTTTGCTCCTAAACACCAGATTATCCTGCCCAAAACAATATAAAGATGTGGACCTTAGCTTTTCATCTTTGCATCACCAGCTTCAAACTTATAaatagcattcaataaatatttggagaattaattaatatattgCTTTTGGATGATGAGACGGGAAGAATTACTTGTCTCTTACTCAAGGTAACAAAGTAATAACtactacaagaaataaaatcaggaagaaaatagCTGTCATTCTGGGCTATCTACTGAACAAGGATTGTTAAAACTACATAAAACTCTTGATATTTCATATCAAGAATTAATCTCAAAGTAAGGGCCTATAGATCACTAAGTtaacaaaatctatttttatggCTGTTCTACTAAAAGACAGATTCTAGCGTTGTAATGCATTTCTCAGTTTGAGAGAATATTTTCAAGCTAGGAGCTCAAATTTTCTTACCTGCTGTTTGGTTATTCGTTATTTTCTATGGAAGAAAAAGTTGAGCATCAAGTTTACTCTTCTACAAGAAACAGGCGCTTACCTGAATTCAACTTTACGGACAGACTCTTGTTGCCAGTCAAATGGGAGACATGGCAGGTCACAGTAGACTTGTGGCCCTCCCAGGGGCATGTACTCTTAACCGTCACTGTGCCATTGCCCCAGTATTCTTGCTTAGTGGCAAGAATAGATCCCTCTGGGATCCAGGAGATCTGGGCAGCTGGCTTCCCTGTAACTGCCTTGCATACTGCAGTTATATTCCTGCTTTGAAATAGGTTCACTTCGGGTGTAActgcagagaggaaagagggaaaaaaatgcttCAGTTTTCACATAAAGCATATGGAATTCAGAGAGACATTTGTTTCAGTCACAAATCTGGTGATGTGAAATACCTCAGTATGTGATGCTCCTTACCTAACACTTGGAGGTGATATCCACGATGGAAATTCCCATCAGGTGTTACCACTATGCCTCTGTAATACCCGTCATGAGTGGTGTCCACCGGACGAATCTGAAGGTCCGAATTCTGATCAGGTCTAGAGACCCAGGTTATTCTCTCAACAGTACAGTTGGTTTCCTTGgtctcatttgtttctttcttgtaggCTTTTGTGCAGGAAGGCTGGCCTCTCAGGATTATTTCCCATGTTATTATGATCAAATTTCTTAATGCGATAGGAGGGCAACAAAGCACAGCATTTATATCCATCAGTACAGGCTGTGAAATGTtacctggacacacacacaaaggataATGATATAGAAAACCTTGATAAGGAACTTCATGTGTTATGTTTATCCACAGTATATTACatgaagttttattagaacataaaTTTGCTGATCTTATTCCAGAAATATTAGACTTAGGTAAGAAAATAACattcacaaaatataaataatatattgaacCCAATCTAAAGATTAACAAACTTTCTCCAGTATTATGTATTATTAGAAAAACAATATACATAACATTGTATTCTGAAATACAATAAAGTATTCTGATTTTAGTTCAGGAGTTTTAATatctagaaacagaaaagaaaacagaattataaTTTAAACAACAAAGGCAATGTTCTAAATCTAATCTTTAGGTGGTAGAGACTACTGTATTTATCATACAATTCATGTGCcttggaaaagaaaatggaataactAGTGATGTGATTGTCTCCTCCTTCGTTTTGGTGAGCACAAGAAAAATCAGTAACATCAAAGTTAAATACCTGTCTCTAAGGTTGTTATTTCAGACAACCATAAATGTGGAAAGTTTGTGGTTCTTTCATTAAAGGTAACTAATACGGCATTCAAGTGGAGCTAGCTGGACATGTTTTATTTAGATAATTACATGTTTTGTTTAGAGAATTACAGTCAGTGAGATCCAcagatctttaaaaaatctataattttgCCAGTTGAGCCATCCcatgtaagtaaaaaaaaatgcctagTGATAAGATGTTTAGAAATATTCATTTCTAGTTTAAAAAGTAGTGtggcatataatttttaaaaagctttattttcctttggacaTTTATCATGAAAAAGTTTTATTGCAAATTGGTGACATTGTCAAATATAGCCTTTggatattttccttccttcctgtttagTCACACATACAACCCCAGAGAGTTCAGTGGTAAACTTTCCTCatagattttatttctgtatattcaATCCAATTCTCAGGTGTAAATGTAGAAGTCGACTCCTTTCTGTCcatcttttaaagtaaaaattaagccCTGCATCCTACAAGCATCTGCCAACATAGATTCTCATGCATCTCGTAAGCCAACACAATGTTTCCACAACTGATCAGGGTTTACTAAGAGGTACTTATTCTGCCGAAGTATCTGTCACTACTCACCTGTAACAAAGGTGAGTGTCAGAGATCTCATCACTATAGCATAAGCAGAATCAGTTGCAGAGGGGCAAAACTTTATGTGGATGAAGTTTGTTTTTGCTACACCCTGCAATTAATATCTCTCCTCTCCTGTTTTGGTGTCACCTGTCTCTTATGTGGTACTTTAACCCTTATATTTGACAGTCAAATAATGATCACATAACCAGATGCAGAAAGAAGCAGGACTTTAACGCAGACCTGAAAGGTCATTAAATCCACGCTCCTTCCAGCACTCCACCTTAGCAAAGGTTCAGAGGTAAGCAAGAGTATGGCTTGTTTGGAGAACTAGAGACTGGGACATTCAGGGTCCTTCGTACCACAGCACTCAGATCAACATGTTCTTCAAGTAGTCACAAGGCTGGCCTCCAGCCAGGCCATCAGCTAATGATTCTACTGAAGTTCAACTTTCCATCCCTCAGTGCTGGCCACTACTAAGGGAGCATATTACCTTCTGCAAAAATTGTTGAATAGTTCTGTGTCATCTGCTTTCCACCCATGCATGAACTACTTGAAGCTAGAAAACATTTAGAGAAGAATAAGCGAAATCAATTTTATGTACTCAGAATGGAAACAAGTGTTTCCCCACAGTcttactcaacatgaagacaattaGTTAACCATaactaaaattatacaaaaatcattGTAAAACAGAAATTAGAAGTTATGCCATCATTAGAGGAAAAAACATGTTAACATCTTGAAAATTATACTTATAAGCAATTGATAATGATTTCTCATTCATGAGATGCTTTGTTTAGTCAACTAGTTTGTATGAGGTAACCATGCCTCCCCCTATTCCTCCTTCCCCAACCAAGGAGATGGGTCCATGTGGGCATCTCACATGAGCTGGTCCAATTATACTCCTTTCTCCAAATGCTGGAGACAGCATCTTTAAATGAAATTTCtctgcacattttttttcctttttaacctaGCTCCTCtaaaagagtgaaagaaatgaaCACAAAACTGGAATAATTACTAACCAGGAAGTAGCTCTATAGACACTCTTGTTGCTACTCAAATGTGCCTATCATAAGGTCATGGTAGACACATTGTGGCCCTCCCAGTGACATGAACTCCCAACAGTCACTGTGCCATTGCCCCAATATTCTTGGTTGGTGACACAATCCCCCTGCGGGGTCCAGGAGATCTGTGCAGCTGGCTTTGCTGCAACTGTCTTACACACCACAGCTCTATGCCTGCTTAGAAACAGGGTCACTTCGGGGGAACTGCAGAAAGGTAAGGAAAAAGTGCTTCAATCTTAACATAAAGAATATGAAATTTAGAGAGACATTTGTTTCAGTCCAAATCTGATGATGTGCAATGCTACAATATATGATGTTCCTTTCCTAACACTTGGTATGGTTAGGATTAGGTACTTCAGTGATGGCCTAGGGGAAT is drawn from Homo sapiens chromosome 3, GRCh38.p14 Primary Assembly and contains these coding sequences:
- the CD200R1L gene encoding cell surface glycoprotein CD200 receptor 2 isoform 1 precursor (isoform 1 precursor is encoded by transcript variant 1, coding): MSAPRLLISIIIMVSASSSSCMGGKQMTQNYSTIFAEGNISQPVLMDINAVLCCPPIALRNLIIITWEIILRGQPSCTKAYKKETNETKETNCTVERITWVSRPDQNSDLQIRPVDTTHDGYYRGIVVTPDGNFHRGYHLQVLVTPEVNLFQSRNITAVCKAVTGKPAAQISWIPEGSILATKQEYWGNGTVTVKSTCPWEGHKSTVTCHVSHLTGNKSLSVKLNSGLRTSGSPALSLLIILYVKLSLFVVILVTTGFVFFQRINHVRKVL
- the CD200R1L gene encoding cell surface glycoprotein CD200 receptor 2 isoform 2 (isoform 2 is encoded by transcript variant 2, coding), which translates into the protein MGGKQMTQNYSTIFAEGNISQPVLMDINAVLCCPPIALRNLIIITWEIILRGQPSCTKAYKKETNETKETNCTVERITWVSRPDQNSDLQIRPVDTTHDGYYRGIVVTPDGNFHRGYHLQVLVTPEVNLFQSRNITAVCKAVTGKPAAQISWIPEGSILATKQEYWGNGTVTVKSTCPWEGHKSTVTCHVSHLTGNKSLSVKLNSGLRTSGSPALSLLIILYVKLSLFVVILVTTGFVFFQRINHVRKVL